A segment of the Zingiber officinale cultivar Zhangliang chromosome 8B, Zo_v1.1, whole genome shotgun sequence genome:
agttgatcaatccgaggcaagggataaaagtctttcgggcaagctttgttgagatcccgaaaatctatgcacactctccacttgttgcctggcttggagactaataccacgttcgccagccaactcgggaactgaacttcgcgtatatggccggcctccagaagcttctcaacctccgaccggatgattgcattttgttttgcgttgaagtccctctttctctgcttcaccggccgagcgtctggttggacgtggagctcgtgctgcgctatactcggtgaaattccgggcagctcatgggttgaccagacgaagacatcacggtttctctggaggcatttgatcacttcctctttctggttggcctccagatcggccgcaatgaacgttgtggcctccgatcgggtcaggtgaatctgcacttcctctttttcttcataaaccaaagagggaggtttttcagttatagcgttcacctcgattcgtggcgccttccgagcggcattggcttcagctcggaccatctcgacgtagcatcgccgagctgccagttgatctcctcgtacttctcccaccttgtcttctattgggaacttgattttctggtggaaggtggagacggccgctcggaactcacttaGAGCCGTCGTCTTAATATGACATTGTACGTCGACGGAGAGTCCACGatgacgaagtttgcagtccgcgtccttctgagcggctcctctcccaacgatatggccagccggatctgtccgaccggctgaacttcattgcccgtaaacccgtaaaggggggttatcatgggcagcagctcagcgcggtcaatttgtagttgatcgaaggcctttttgaacatgatgttgactgagcttccgtgtcaataaaaacgcggtgtattgtgtaattggctattaccgctttgatgagaagagcgtcgtcgtgggggacttcaactccttccaagtccctgggcccaaaactgatttcgggtccacttgcccgttcctggctgcagccgaccgcatggatctggagctgccggacgctcgccttccttgctcggttagagtcgcctccggtcggcccgccagcaataatgttgatctcaccttgggaagtattacttctattttcttcttcccgagcggacagtCGGGGtcgttccctagacatccggagattctcccgcctcggagagcgatgtcGCTCGGGCGTCTGCTGTTGTCGCCTGTCAGCTATCtcccgatcggcttcacgaggcctctgtcgcctgtcggctgatgGAGATCGACGACCGCCACTCCTGGGGACGGGGTGGGTGATTAgaggaagactccggcaatccctggtgttatgtgtgtccgtccggtggaaggagcagaacattggggtccatttcttctttggcttgggccgagcggcagctacctcttgcacgtgtgacctagcatggggggagcggattgcttcggccctcggtcctctgggtggctgatgagcaacGTGCGGCTTCCATTTggtaggaggagcccgctcggttggagtttcttttttccgggccgcttgggcttcctccacgttgatgtattcgttggcccggtgtagcatgtgctCGTAGTCCCgcggcggcttccgaatgagtgatcggaagaaatccccatccacgaggcattgtgtaaaggcattcatcatggtctccgaggtggccgttggaatatccatggccactctgttgaaccgctggatgtaggctcggagcgattcgcgagcttcttgtttgatggcaaacagactaacactgattttttgatagcgccgactgcttgcgaagtggtggaggaagaccgttcggaagtctttgaaacttgagatagatccgtctggcaatctccgaaaccaccgttgggccgatcccgagagagtggtaagaaaaactcgacacttcactccatctgtgtactgatgaagagtggccgtgttgtcgaacttacccaaatgatcatccgggtcggtggttccattgtactcACCGATCGCTGGAGGCACATAATGCTTGGGCagggggtctcgtagaatagcctctgaaaattgacggttgatccacTCGGgagaggcgtccgttcggggggctttcccttttttatctcgtcttggcatttcatccgaagaagatccccgatcacgattagttgctgcggcttcaggagtgcggaatagagcccgatgaaatgcaactgtggcctgcggtgcttccgctcggcctcctgatgctgatgttgcttgctgctctgcccgctcggcttgcgacttttgCCTCTGTTCTACAAGCTTggcggctcttgtctcgatcaaagcgttgagctcctctgtggagagcatcaccgaatgCTGCCGTCCAACCTCGTCCATtatttccgatcggatgcaggagcgttcccacagacggcgccaaattgatcctgtccgaaagctgaatcaacggacgctgggcacgtggcgctctccgagtcgctgatgtggatctccgaTTGGTCGTATgatcctccggcgaacctgcacagaagtcgggccgggaaggggttcccggcggcgaccctccgacgctcaagtcaggcaaagctcgacaacaagaaagtggctccaagtctCCAAGAACGCGTgtctccggcgaagggtgagggcctttatatagggctgtggaggagcaagtgcacacataccgaggtgtacacgtgtcctttcctataccgtagtgtgggcttgtcaaaggagcttacctgacaccatactactacagtttgagcacgtctctgatgggacagcggatccttctgtcgtaagatttggagtatggccagattatagagcatgcccgctgtcagatgTCCTTTTCTACTTACTCCctgccgggcgtccggccggccagcacaCGCCTTGTGTCCGGCCGGTCACATAgcgtggtctacttgggagatttccGGTAAGGTGCTCTGTGGAGACcgttagcagtatgtcaccttatgtcttcggccgaacgTGTCATCCGCTCGGCCTTACGATCCTATTCAATGAGCGTCGGAACTCCGACTCCTGCCGGGGCGCCTTTTGTCATCTGTTagtcaccggtcggccggccggacggtcggcccatccttctccggtcggcccatccttcttctATCGACCACCTGATCCTTTGACTTcctcgtggcgttgactccccagaacggagGCCCCTTGTTCTTACCGCAGGATCAatatctatttaggcattttagaattttgaacatccacctaggatgttacttgttagtaagTACCATTAGTCCTTAtttgtaaggaaattaaattaatgcatgatgaatttatgacatatatcaaaaggaaataattttcaaaagaaaatatactataactacatgatgtatgtatgacatgacatggtatttttagatttttcatgataaggcatgaatgtaaaaacatgatgtcatggcatatgatgggcacaacaaagcatggtaaattagcttaaaataaaatatacatagattgcctatctaagtatccttaaccttagctagcctaaaattaacctagattgccccttatcttctcaagaaaatgccaaaactcaacttgatatttctttacctcttgattaatttgtgccaattaaaattaagcatattcctcaagatttggcacattttactcttctaaaAGAGTAAACACCTTGAATTaagacttagatttgcctttaattccctaagaacataccaaaatcctaatttgatagttcttatgatttttccaATTTTGCCAAtctaatttaaaatcaattttctcaagtattgacacattttactctttcaaagagtagtcaataatccatttcattttcaaaggttaacaataatcttgaaaatgctctccgagtgttaacttcatcaaggttgggttaactacctttccaatttgagttgacactctctaatgctctccgagtgtcaacttcatcaaggttgggttaactacctttccaatttaagttgacactctctgacccatctaaggggtagagaaaatgctcctaggaactcaaaatctattgatgctccttggatgctctaggtactcactagggataacttccctagataccttcctaattaccttgttaggcttcttagaagccttggttacCTTTTCTAAGTCAACtatagggattgcttcccttgtgacattcttagtgactttcttagacttcatagaagtcttaatcacatttgttgttgcaaagatactcctagggatatcttcccttgtatccttgattTGACCCCTAGACTTAGAGTTGATTCTATAGttatatgaaaccctatggtaagaaattccatccttcttagccttaggtttgtatcccaaacctctatgactattggatgacttttgtactcctagacctaggttttgctcattttgcccctttaggatatttttcatcctttttagggtattttccattttatcaagtagAGAATaggttcggttacttggttcagagccaaggtcgactcctactccaaggtccgcgatccttgatcgcaccgatgggcaatccactaaatctCTTCTTTTcaaaaacctcggaaagaagcagtgcatacaatatgcaagaatataagatagtaacagcctactatcttatataaatTTAAGTATAATgcaaaaataaaagtataccgacagtaTATAAAATTTGAAGTTTGGTCGGCACTTGAACGAAGTAGTTGCTTGTGTGTAGACAAGTTGTAGAGCACGAACAGCAGCAGTTAACACAGAAATGAACTTCGAACCCGACAGATTACGTTACTAGCCTTGGACCTtgagctcacttttataagagttGTCGATGTTCGGTCGACAGATCCTGGGTTCGGTTatccgaacccgctcccttccttctttgcTGAGATTCGCTGAGATATGATCTTCGAACATTAACTAATATttaatggttcagtcgaccgatcttcTTATTCGGTCTACCAAACATTGACCTTCCCCGTTCATCGAGATCTTGAATTAATGCGCCATTAATGTCttcattgttcggtcgaccgattccctggttcggtcaaccgatcagctagtcttccttctttgcttcaactAGATCAGCTTGCTTCCATGTCatcattgttcggtcgaccaatcctctaGTTCGATCGATTGATCAGGCTTAAATCCGAAGCTATGTTCTGTTTAGTTTTGGTCTGATTTGGTCTGTGTCaacctggttcgatcgaccgatacctgctttcggtcgaccgatcaggccgaacctgcaaaatagtgttagacaataatctgAAAACCTTCCAGTTTAGTTTTTGTGTTAGCTAAATGTTTCCTTTCGTAGAATAAATTCTATGACCATATGACCAGTACCGTAGGATCGAAAGAGTGcgataggggggtgaatatcgtgcttttaaaatcttttcttttacttgtttaaaacaaAGTCGTACAGCGAAAAAGTAGAGAACatgtttggttacttggttcaaagcctcggaaagaagcagtgagTACAATATGCAAGAATATAATAGagtaacagcctactatcttatatgaatttaagtttaatgcaaaaataaaagtataccgacagtaTATAAAAGTTGAAGTTTGGTCGGCACTTGAACGAAGTAGTTGCTTGCGTGTAGACGAGTTGTAGAGCATGAACAGTAGCAGCTAGCACAGAAATGAACTTCGAACCATACAGATTGTGTTAccagcctcggacctcgagctcacttttataagagtcatcgatgttcggtcaaccgatccctatgttcggtcgaccgaacccgctcccttccttctttaCTGAGATTCGCTGAGATATGATCTTCGAGCATTaattgatctttaatggttcggtcgaccaatctccTTGTTCAATCGACCGAATAGTGACCTTCCCTGTCCATCGAGATCTTGAATTAATATGTCATTAATGTCTTcattgttcggttgaccgattccctggttcggtcgaccgatcaaccagtcttccttctttgcttcagcTCGATCAGCTTGCTTCCATGTCATCattgtttggtcgaccaatcctctggtttggtcgaccgatcaggcttaaATTTGAAGTTATGTTCTGTTTGTTTCTGGTCTGATCTAGTTTGTGTCAGcctggttcgatcgactgatacctgcgttcggttgaccgatacctacattcgatcgaccgatcaggctgaacctgcaaaacagtgttagacaataatcttacaaAACAtatattagcacagtaataatatatttaatgcatgagtaatagacagtttaattgtcttgatcttaacttggaaaccttctcggtttctttaATTGAGTCAgcaaccttaggttgttcccttcaggaacactACCTCACTGTCGTTTctctagttgtttacctcaacctacctgtcaaactttgatcctccaaatttatttggacttttcacttagccttgatcggctcaccaagactttctctcgatcttcggtcctccagacgtctcgatctcactgccaagtgtcgggttctcttgacccacttggtctttccacctgggttccacggtctgctaagacttctcctgcctagcctccaactaggtccttcccggttgagtaaatagcttgcacacttagtcaacttgttagatcacaacaagacttaacttggacctttgacaacatcaaaacttaggtttgattctggtgcaacttgcaccaacagtaCCAAATGTTTCTAgttaattgttttaaaaactattttcttaatttagttaaaattgagAGTATGTTATGGTTTTAAATGCAGTTATGATTCGGGAcgtctgcatacttagacacatatataaatgtatatataaaaaaactagGGACGTTTCAGCTGAAGTTAGTATATCACTTGAGCGGGAACTAGAACAGTAGTGATGAATAACAAGATACACGCAATACAATATATCAAGTGTGCGTACCTTTCCATCGGAGAGGACCCCTCATTTATGTATTACCTCTATGACCTCTGCAATCATGAGAtgacagagaatgtcgggtgttaaAAGTTGTTAAGCAACGGAGTATATGTATTCTGGAAGGAGTATAGCCCCAGTCCAAGGAATCTCCAGTTACACGTGTGCACCCTTTTTGTTATTGACGTTATCAATGAGGTGAGGAAAGGAATATGCTATCATAATAGGTCGGCTGAGGGGAAGCACAAAGGAATATTCTCTAACAAACGGTTGTTATTTTCTGACAGACTGTTAGGATTCTCTGACCAGTTTTCTCCTTGAATATATCTCAGCTGGGGGTTGGCTTGATCGGGTGTCAATTGTGGTGAAGGATGAATGGAACCTTAATTCTAGTGCTCTGAGTGAAATCCTACCCTGTCTTTAGGACCACTCGACTATATGTTGTGATTCTGGAGATCTGAGTGAAATCCTGCGCTGTCTTTAGAGTTACTCAAATATATATTGTGACTATGGAGATTTGAGTGAACTTATAGAAACGAGTCTCTCAGGTCAGGGTGGTTCTATGATCATCTGACGATGTACTTGGGTTGCGTGCTTCTGGAGTATGGGGAATTAAACTCCAAGAGGCCCGACCGACCTCTTGGTCAAGTGTTCCTACGACTAGAGGTTGGTTCCTGATTACTGAGGTAATATCTTGAGTTGTTTAAATCTAGTTGACTTTCTGAAGGTTACCCAACCTACTTTGTGGGGATAAGGGTACTGACGCATGTAATTGATCATCCCTTTAACCCGGCCAACCATACACAGGAGGGCGGAAGAATGAACAGGAAGACACGCATATTTGTTGGACTGTCTATGTAGTTGTACCTCAAATGAAAGGTTGGATGGTTAAGGCTCGACCAAGTATTCCCTCGACTGTTCTTTGGGCTAGTTAGGGCATGAATAGTGAGCGATTAATACACGAAGTGTTACAGTGCCTCTGTCCCTTATGCACGACCGACCTTTAGATTGACCGCCCCTGAATTAAGATATCTAAGTACTGGGCTAGAGGATAGACCCCTTTCAAGAGTGACTTTTTGACCACCACATCTTCTTGACTTGGACTATCACGTCACCTTGACTTGGAGCTTGGGATCAATTTTTAACACCCCATATCATAAATAAATGCTAGATTTCattttatccatttaatttatatctttttttaaaaaaaaaaaaaatttaaaatctttgaaTTTCTGTCTTCAAATTTTACAACTACTATCATCaaagattaattaattgattttattaaaaatacagtgtatatatttttaaaattttaattattaaaatgatGACATGGTGTTACTTAGCTTGTTCTCAAGAGGatatcttatttttaaaatttgtttgtaATGCAAAGTTAGAGGTGGAAAAACATATTACTATTATTTGTCTTTGCTAAAGGCTAAGGCTAGTCCTCTTAGAGCTATggaaattaaagtaaattaaattaaattagttaaaatatttttcctttcgataagaaattttaatatttgaGAAGTGATCTTCATTGTTTTGTGTTTTTGCAGGTTCTAACTCTAAGATAATTTGAGAGAGCTTCGGTGCAAAATGTAGACACCAATTGCCCGATTCTCGCtcaatttatataaatttgaattCTCTTTATGGGCGTAAACTAAGTACATTTATGTTTAACATGTGTTACATTACCAACATATAGTCGAACTTAATAATCTCTACCAGCAAGTTAAATAGTTAAAGTGTTCGAAGTTTAAAAACTCTAGAAAAAAGGTAGACTAAATCCAAGCGCTAAAACAAAAAAGCTAGCTAGAAAACTCTAAAGTAAACTCTTGAGACACAAAATGAAGTTATCACACACTTGGCCTAGCAATACACGAATTAGATCCCAAGAACTTCTACCAATTACACGCGAGGTTTTGAATCCGCATAACGACACTATTAGGAAAAGTTTAATCTCTTCGCCCCTACCTTAATGATTGCGGAATAATCTCACATGTCTAGAAGCACCTCTTAGCTAAGACCAACTGAAATCAGATTCTTTTTATCATTATTTCCTTGATAAAGAATACTTTTGACAAAGGAGTGAGGCCATGCATGGCAGCTATTTAACAGACTAAAAGAGGTCTCTCCTTGCActgtcacacacagaaaaacaAGAAATGGGAGAGGAAACTGAGCAAATAGCAGTAGTCAAGGTGGAGGATTCCAGTAAGAACAATCCTTTTTTTTTAGTAATTATTATTATTGAACTCTTCTATTTTAGAGCTCTCAATAtgaaaaataactattttttttttttcaaaatatatataagcattTATCATAAGCTCTACTCATGTTTAGAGTTTTTTcctctttccttttcctttttgttGTGAAattcaggttccttttccaaaGAGAAGAGCTCAAGAAAGTCAACTGAAAGAGGTGAGGATCAAAAAACACTATTCTGATAAGTTTTTTCTAGTTGTGTTAAGAAAAAgcttattgttattgttgttgttgtggtggtggtggtggtgtgcgAAGATTCTGCTCTGGCACAGGTTGAGAATGAAAAGAAGTTATCGTTTATCAGGGCatgggaagaaggagaaaaatcaaAAGCAGATAACAAGTAAGAATATGTTGTTGCTGGTGTTTCTTTCTTTGAAAAGTATGATTTTGTTTGGAACACCTTTCTGTTTATTGATGTTGAATTTAAACTCTACCGAAAGCGGTAAAGTCCTAATTGTTCGATGATAGagctcagaagaagaagaaggctatcGCGGTGTGGGAGAACTCCAAGAAGGCAGGTCTAGAAGCTGACCTGAAGAAGGTTGAGGTATGAGTTtcttttcttaagtgtgttagGATCCTCGTAAGTACCTTTTGAAAATTGAACTTGTTAGAATTTGTCAACTTAAACCATGCGCGTGTAGATCCTAATTCAGTCATTTGTACGGTTGAGCATTCTTAAATCGAACTAATAAACTTTTTTTTGGACCaatcaaatagattaaattttgtcaTTAAAACCAAACATGTCAAACAGATACAAAATTAACCAAATTAAttggtttaataaaaaaaagtaaaatagatcttaatatttttatttaataaaaaattagtttaatcgattaaactaattttaaaattttaaaattgaaatgaaacatataaaatcaaaatttaagttGAACCGAAATTTTACTCACCCCTAATCATTTGAAGCATCTAAAAGATGGAATAACCTCTATTACAATGTCACATAATAAAACCATGTCTTCCTTGTAGAATAAAACAACCCTTATAAAGGGTAATTTAATATGGTTTGTTTTCAAGAATCCTTCCAACAAGGGCAAATCGATGACATAACTTATGCAAAAGGCCTCTTAATCCTCTCTAAGCTCATTTCTCAACATTGATAGACAACAATGAAAAATTTTGCTTCTAACACTCCTtgaacaccaaaaaaaaaaaaattcaaatgcaCCCTACAATGTCTTTTAAACTTTATAACACTTTGTGCTTGAGAAATTGACACTTGATTCATGGATGATGGATCTATCAAGCCAGATATGGGGAACCCGACAATGAGTTTAATGTCCATGGAATATGGATTCCATGGACATTAAACGTAGATTTCATAATTGGTGGTTCTAAGATTGCAACGTAGATTTCCTACTACATGTCCTCACACTTGTTATCCTTCTTGTACTTGAAAACATAGATCACAATCCAAAATGAGTTTTGGTTGTGTATCGTAATCGATTTGGAATCTACAAACAGGAAGGTTATGAGAAAAAAAAGGCCGAGTATGCGGAGAAAGTCAGAAACAAGATAGCGATGGTACACAAAACAGCTGATGAGAAGCGAGCAATGGTGGATGCGAAGCACGGGGAGGAGGTCCTGAAAGCCGAAGAAGCCGCTGCTAAGTTTCGTGCGATAGGACAAACTCCAAAGAAGAGTACTTTCAGCTGCTTTGGTGCATGAGGTGCAAGAGAAAATTGTGTAATTGAACTTGTTTTTAAGGTGTTTGTGTGCTTTGTGtggtttaatttttattaacaatTATATTGACTCCCTGTGAGAAGTATCATACCATCTGTTCAAGCATCTCCGGCATAATTCTGATTCGTCGATATCCAGCAAAACGATAAGGTCATATGACCAACCGGCGATAATTCATCATCTTACACTGCTCGTAATTTGCAAGTAACATGGGTACATTTGAAGGTTATTTGCTACAGAAAGCTGGGACTAAAATGAAACTCGAAAGTGAGAACTATCAGCATGCCCCGGTACAAGTCACTCAATTACAAAACTCATGGCAAACCACTCACAAGAGTTTCAGAATCACTTATTATTAGCCCTATCATCTTATTAGTTTGGAGAAAAAGATTTGCTCTTCAGTGTTATTCAGAACTCTACTTCAGGAGGTTCATGGTTGCTAGAGGAACAAGCACTTGGGGAAAGGTAGATGTTATTTTCCATTTAGTGAGTAGTGAAGAAGTCGAAGTCATGGTGTTCGACTCCTAACTGCTTCAGCCAAGAGTATGCTGCACTGTAGAGGGAGCTCATCATGTCACTGTCTGGCGTTTCAGGGTTTACCCACAGGCCGCCCTGCAGTTTGTATGTGGCGAGACCAAAGGGAGAAAGTGAAACACGGTTGTGGCTGCTCTTTTTCTCCTTCACGTCACCTGCGTTTGTGGAACATGAGTCATTGCCAACTTCCTCTGGCACATAGTTGTTTTCTGCGGAAACCACATGGACGAAAACATGTAAATGATGTGGTTTATCAGCATTTAATCTATGAATGTAACAAAGAAAAAAAGTTATGACTtttaagaaacaaaaaaaaaagcatTAATTGCTAGACATGACTTTGTGGTTTCTTGCATCGATCAATGGGCAAAGCATTGTCATCCATAACTTGCACATAAACTAACAAAGGATCGCCCATACCTTGGAAGGATGCGGAGATTGTATGATAAGTTAGAAAGCAAGTAGACAATTCCTTCACATTTCTGCAAGATGGAATGTGGTAAATTGGATACCTGATAAGGAAACAAATTGGTCAGAATTAATGAACCAAAAAGACCATTATACAACAATGAATCAATCTCTAGAAATCTATGAATAGCCGCGTGTTCTCAATGTATAAATTATGTCAGTAGGCCTAATTGCACGATGTGCTACCATTATTCCTTTTGATAGAAGGAAACCATGACTGATTCGTATTACATTCCCTAGATTGGCAAGAAACCTCTTAGTAACTCAGTTTTTCTCTATACTAATGACATGAAATAGAAGTGTAGCATTGCTAAGTAACAGAATAATGAGATGAAATAGAGGCGCGGAATTACCAGGCAACCGAAATCCAGCTAGCTGGTGAGATGTCCACACTCTTGAACGATGTCAAACAAGGATAGTTTTGTGCTAGTTCATTTACCTGTTCACCAAATTTAACAACtaattatgaataaagaaaaagaaaactaggACTTGTGAACCTAATTTAGTGTCTATTTTTGACAAACTAGAGCAGGTCAAGAGAGCACATTAGACGTGATTTATACCTTATCAAAGAGAGGTATCCTTCCATAAGGAGAACCATATTCTATATACTGCAAGTACAATTGCCCTAAAAGATGTCTCGCTGACCAAGAAACGTCCTGGTCAAACAGAGAATCATCTGAAACATCCGATGATCGAGACAATTTCTCACTCTCATTGTCGTCACTGAATGATTCCTTTTCACTATCTTCCAACATACACCTGTACGAAGGTTGTAAAACAAATCACAGTTGTATGATTTCGAAAAAAGTCATTTGAAGCAACAAATACAGATTATGTCTTAGTTACACGCACCTCGTGAGAGAATGGGATTTGCTAGTGTAAATTTGGATCGCAGAGAGGTACGGAACATAATATTGAACTACACTATCACGATTATCAAGAATGATTGGGACTCCAATCCCGTATGCACTCCACTCTCTATACTGATCCCAAAGATCTCCAAGATTAAAATACTCAACCTTGCGTTGTAAGATTGGCTGAGAATTTGTCTGTAACCATTAGAGCTTGATGTGAGATATAAAACATAAAACCCACAGTGAGAAAAGAAAGTTGACTTGGTGATATATCAAAGCAGAAAAAAAAGGAGTATGAGACAGGAGCACAAATGTAACCTAGGAAAGCATTTCAACTTAGTCAATAAGTTTCAAGCACTCCGTGCCAAGAGATATTGTGTACACGTGAACTCATACACGAGTTGTTGAAGCATTTAAAACAATTTTTGGTCTATGCCAAACAGAAGTGGGTTATACCAACTTCCTTCACACGAAATGTGCCATGTCAAAAAGGTATGAGCATTGCCTCAAGCACACAATACATCACTTGGTTGAGACAGTTaacagaaaagaaaacaaaaagtgAGTATATCACTTTGTTCACCAATTCAAATTGTTATCCACCCATTTGCACGCATCTTTTGATCCTCAAAATGAAGGAATATAGCTATATGAGTCCCTATAAACTGAAACAtggttttccataccaaatctccaaacaaaaagaaataatgAA
Coding sequences within it:
- the LOC122016937 gene encoding remorin-like, whose protein sequence is MGEETEQIAVVKVEDSSSFSKEKSSRKSTERDSALAQVENEKKLSFIRAWEEGEKSKADNKAQKKKKAIAVWENSKKAGLEADLKKVEEGYEKKKAEYAEKVRNKIAMVHKTADEKRAMVDAKHGEEVLKAEEAAAKFRAIGQTPKKSTFSCFGA
- the LOC122016936 gene encoding uncharacterized protein LOC122016936, which encodes MVINWRRRSNMQSFLSCTTPRVPVCPLPKTNSQPILQRKVEYFNLGDLWDQYREWSAYGIGVPIILDNRDSVVQYYVPYLSAIQIYTSKSHSLTRCMLEDSEKESFSDDNESEKLSRSSDVSDDSLFDQDVSWSARHLLGQLYLQYIEYGSPYGRIPLFDKVNELAQNYPCLTSFKSVDISPASWISVAWYPIYHIPSCRNVKELSTCFLTYHTISASFQENNYVPEEVGNDSCSTNAGDVKEKKSSHNRVSLSPFGLATYKLQGGLWVNPETPDSDMMSSLYSAAYSWLKQLGVEHHDFDFFTTH